From one Lotus japonicus ecotype B-129 chromosome 3, LjGifu_v1.2 genomic stretch:
- the LOC130747559 gene encoding double-stranded RNA-binding protein 2-like, giving the protein MYKNQLQELAQRSCFNLPSYTCIREGPDHAPRFKATVNFNGEIFESPHYCNTLRQAEHSAAEVALSSLSHRGPSHSLAAKILDETGVYKNLLQEIAQRVGAPLPQYTTFRSGLGHLPVFTGIVELAGITFTGEPAKNKKQAEKNSAMAAWSSLKQLAKETASSSSEPENNDELEQITIARALLNYRLKEKMAMSDPNAPIPFQKKFQIQSPRPTSTQPPPPKTSKILPLICQKAAPRSRPSLVTANDSVRSKPSFATANDNPRSKYPPAAATSDRSGVPPQSSALESRVFRPLKFPAAGAAPYVPLRQMRSPCHGVAPPVTVRNMVPVFSAPPLPPPPTVHQVIRAPPVRVAPPVNIRQAIPVYAAPPVPARKDEPSLIQKDLSTISIPCQQDILPHKIQETGKAENSLPVNFQQAIPVYAAPPTRIDEPSLIQKEELPTISTPGQQDKLPPRVQETENSPSESETVRNLEKLKI; this is encoded by the exons ATGTACAAGAACCAGCTTCAAGAGCTGGCGCAGCGAAGCTGCTTCAATCTTCCTTCCTACACTTGCATTCGGGAAGGTCCTGATCACGCGCCGAGGTTCAAGGCCACCGTCAACTTCAACGGCGAGATCTTCGAGAGTCCTCACTACTGCAATACTCTCCGTCAGGCGGAGCACTCCGCCGCTGAGGTCGCTCTCAGTTCGCTCTCCCACCGTGGTCCGTCTCACTCCCTCGCCGCTAAGATCCTC GATGAGACTGGAGTCTACAAGAATCTCTTACAGGAAATTGCACAGAGAGTAGGGGCTCCATTGCCTCAATACACAACATTCAGGTCAGGCTTAGGGCATTTACCTGTTTTTACTGGAATAGTGGAGTTGGCTGGAATCACATTTACTGGTGAACCTGCCAAGAATAAGAAACAAGCTGAAAAAAATTCTGCTATGGCGGCTTGGTCATCTTTAAAACAAT TGGCCAAAGAGACTGCTAGCTCTTCAAGTGAACCAGAGAACAATGACGAACTAGAACAGATCACTATTGCACGGGCTTTACTGAACTACCGTCTGAAGGAAAAGATGGCAATGTCTGATCCAAATGCTCCAATTccatttcagaagaagtttcAGATTCAAAGTCCCAGGCCAACCAGTACTCAACCTCCACCCCCCAAAACATCAAAGATCCTTCCTCTAATTTGCCAAAAGGCAGCACCTCGAAGCAGGCCTTCATTGGTAACAGCAAATGACAGTGTTCGAAGCAAACCTTCTTTTGCAACAGCTAATGATAATCCTCGAAGCAAATATCCACCAGCAGCAGCAACCAGTGACAGATCTGGGGTGCCACCACAGTCTTCTGCTCTGGAAAGCCGGGTATTCCGTCCCCTGAAGTTCCCTGCGGCAGGAGCAGCACCTTATGTTCCCCTACGACAAATGAGATCACCTTGCCATGGGGTTGCACCTCCAGTGACTGTAAGGAACATGGTACCTGTATTCTCTGCACCACCCCTTCCACCACCTCCTACAGTGCATCAGGTAATACGAGCTCCTCCTGTACGAGTTGCTCCTCCAGTCAATATTCGGCAAGCTATTCCTGTATATGCTGCTCCGCCAGTGCCAGCAAGAAAAGATGAACCTTCTCTCATACAAAAAGATCTGTCTACTATTAGTATCCCTTGCCAGCAAGATATACTGCCACATAAAATTCAAGAGACGGGCAAGGCTGAGAACAGCCTACCAGTCAATTTTCAGCAAGCTATTCCTGTATATGCTGCACCACCAACAAGAATAGATGAACCTTCTCTTATACAAAAAGAAGAGCTACCTACTATTAGTACCCCTGGTCAGCAAGATAAACTGCCACCTAGAGTTCAAGAGACGGAGAACAGCCCATCAGAATCAGAGACCGTGCGTAACTTGGAGAAGctgaaaatttga